In a genomic window of Thiosocius teredinicola:
- the aceE gene encoding pyruvate dehydrogenase (acetyl-transferring), homodimeric type — MAVKPDLDPQETQEWLDALEGVLENEGPDRAHFLLEKLIDKARRSGAYLPYSANTAYLNTIPVTRQDAYPGDQSIERRISSFVRWNAMAMVVQANRKATELGGHIASFASSATLFDVGFNHFFRATNESQEGDLIFYQGHSAPGIYARAFLEGRISEEQLNLFRQEVDGGGLSSYPHPWLMPNFWQFPTVSMGLGPLMAIYQARFMRYLHDRGLQNAGDRKVWAFMGDGEMDEPESLGAISLAARERLDNLVFVVNCNLQRLDGPVRGNGKIIQELEAVFRGAGWNVIKVIWGGYWDPLLARDKDGLLLKRMEEAVDGDYQAYKAHGGAYVREHFFGKYPELAAMVANLTDEDIWRLNRGGHDPIKVHAAYAAATSHQGQPTVILAKTVKGYGMGEAGEGQNITHSQKKMGEEALRAFRDRFNIPIPDDQIGPAPYFKPPTDGPEMAYLHERRNKLGGYIPSRRAEAKPLKVPALDTFKALLEGSGDREMSTTMAFVRFLSSLTRDKDIGKFVVPIVPDEARTFGMEGMFRQLGIYSSVGQLYKPVDSDQVMYYREDKKGQILQEGINEAGAMSSWIAAATSYSNNGVTMIPFYIYYSMFGFQRVGDLAWAAGDMQARGFLLGGTAGRTTLAGEGLQHQDGHSHLQAAFIPNCRAYDPTFAYELAVILHDGMKKMYEEQHNVFYYVTVMNENYVQPEMPDDVADGIIKGMYLYRQGSRKKKRVQLMGSGTILREVIAAAALLEDEWNVAADVWSVTSFTELQRDAIDAERWNMLHPMDKPRVPYVSQMLDDKKGPAVAATDYIRSFPEQIRPYLGDRHYLTLGTDGFGRSDLRSQLRKFFEVNRHYVVVAALKALADVGEVDTSLVAQAIKAYKIDPDKPNPATV; from the coding sequence ATGGCCGTGAAACCGGATCTGGACCCCCAGGAAACACAGGAATGGCTCGACGCACTTGAAGGTGTGCTCGAGAACGAGGGCCCGGACCGCGCCCACTTCCTGCTCGAAAAGCTGATCGACAAGGCGCGCCGCTCAGGCGCCTACCTGCCGTACAGCGCGAATACCGCGTATCTGAATACGATCCCCGTGACCCGCCAGGATGCCTATCCGGGTGATCAGTCGATCGAGCGGCGCATCAGCTCCTTCGTTCGCTGGAACGCGATGGCGATGGTGGTGCAGGCGAATCGCAAGGCGACCGAGCTTGGCGGCCACATCGCCAGTTTTGCGTCCAGCGCCACCTTGTTCGACGTCGGCTTCAACCACTTCTTCCGTGCGACCAACGAGAGCCAGGAAGGCGACCTGATCTTCTACCAGGGACACTCGGCGCCCGGCATCTATGCGCGCGCCTTCCTCGAGGGGCGGATCAGCGAAGAACAGCTCAATCTGTTCCGCCAGGAGGTCGATGGCGGCGGCCTGTCGTCGTATCCGCACCCCTGGCTGATGCCCAACTTCTGGCAGTTCCCGACGGTGTCGATGGGCCTGGGTCCGCTGATGGCGATCTATCAGGCTCGTTTCATGCGCTACCTGCACGACCGCGGTCTGCAGAATGCCGGTGACCGCAAGGTGTGGGCGTTCATGGGCGACGGTGAGATGGACGAGCCCGAATCGCTCGGCGCCATCTCGCTGGCTGCGCGCGAGCGTCTCGATAACCTGGTGTTCGTCGTCAACTGCAACCTGCAGCGTCTCGATGGCCCGGTGCGCGGCAACGGCAAGATCATCCAGGAACTCGAAGCGGTGTTCCGTGGTGCCGGTTGGAACGTGATCAAGGTGATCTGGGGTGGTTACTGGGATCCGCTCTTGGCGCGCGACAAGGACGGCCTGTTGCTCAAGCGCATGGAAGAGGCGGTCGACGGCGACTATCAGGCCTACAAAGCGCACGGCGGTGCCTACGTGCGCGAGCACTTCTTCGGCAAGTACCCCGAGTTGGCCGCGATGGTCGCCAACCTGACCGACGAGGATATTTGGCGCCTGAACCGTGGCGGTCACGATCCGATCAAGGTCCACGCGGCGTACGCAGCGGCGACCTCGCACCAGGGGCAGCCGACCGTCATCCTCGCCAAGACCGTCAAAGGGTACGGCATGGGCGAGGCCGGCGAGGGGCAGAACATCACCCACTCGCAGAAAAAGATGGGTGAAGAGGCGCTGCGTGCGTTCCGCGACCGCTTCAATATCCCGATCCCCGACGACCAGATCGGTCCAGCGCCGTACTTCAAGCCGCCGACCGATGGCCCTGAGATGGCCTATCTGCACGAGCGTCGCAACAAGCTCGGCGGCTACATCCCGAGTCGACGCGCCGAAGCCAAGCCGCTCAAGGTGCCTGCGCTGGATACCTTCAAAGCCTTGCTCGAAGGCAGCGGCGACCGCGAGATGTCGACCACGATGGCGTTCGTGCGCTTCCTGTCGAGCCTGACGCGCGACAAGGACATCGGTAAATTCGTTGTGCCGATCGTGCCGGACGAGGCACGCACCTTCGGTATGGAGGGCATGTTCCGTCAGCTTGGCATCTATTCGTCGGTCGGCCAGTTGTACAAGCCGGTCGATTCCGATCAGGTGATGTACTACCGCGAAGACAAGAAAGGCCAGATCCTGCAGGAAGGGATCAACGAGGCCGGCGCGATGTCGTCATGGATCGCGGCTGCCACGTCGTACAGCAACAACGGCGTCACGATGATTCCGTTCTACATCTATTACTCGATGTTCGGCTTCCAGCGTGTCGGCGATCTGGCCTGGGCGGCCGGCGACATGCAGGCGCGTGGCTTCCTGCTCGGCGGTACCGCCGGTCGGACGACCTTGGCGGGCGAAGGTCTGCAGCACCAGGATGGCCATAGTCATCTGCAGGCGGCGTTCATCCCGAACTGCCGCGCCTATGACCCCACGTTCGCCTACGAACTCGCAGTGATCCTGCACGACGGCATGAAGAAGATGTACGAGGAGCAGCACAACGTCTTCTATTACGTCACCGTCATGAACGAAAACTATGTGCAGCCGGAGATGCCGGACGATGTCGCCGACGGCATCATCAAGGGCATGTATCTGTACCGTCAGGGATCGCGCAAGAAGAAGCGTGTGCAGCTGATGGGGTCGGGCACGATCCTGCGTGAGGTCATCGCCGCTGCAGCCCTGCTCGAAGACGAGTGGAACGTCGCCGCCGACGTGTGGAGCGTGACCAGCTTCACCGAGCTGCAGCGTGACGCGATCGATGCAGAACGTTGGAACATGCTGCATCCGATGGACAAGCCGCGCGTGCCCTATGTCAGCCAGATGCTGGACGACAAGAAAGGCCCGGCGGTTGCGGCGACCGACTATATCCGCAGTTTCCCGGAGCAGATCCGACCGTACCTCGGCGACCGGCACTACCTGACGCTCGGTACCGATGGCTTCGGCCGGTCCGACCTTCGTTCGCAGCTGCGCAAGTTCTTCGAGGTCAATCGCCACTATGTCGTCGTGGCGGCCCTGAAGGCGCTCGCCGATGTCGGTGAGGTCGATACCAGCCTGGTCGCGCAGGCGATCAAGGCCTACAAGATCGACCCCGACAAGCCCAACCCCGCGACTGTCTGA
- the aceF gene encoding dihydrolipoyllysine-residue acetyltransferase, with product MAQIIDVLLPDIGDFHDVEVIEILVKPGDTVEAEDSLLTLESDKASMDIPAPQAGVIAEVKVAVGDKINQGDLIVTLEAGDGASADAAAADTQAAEPQAEESPAPTTAPAPAATTEPAVAADAPSGEPEVRDVPLPHIGDFHDVEIIEILVSEGDTVEAEQSLMTLESDKATMEIPAPFAGTIKSIAVKIGDKVNEGDLLGTMETLGGGAAPAAAPSAPSEPPVQTSAAAEAPAEPARAPGEKEPLRRPVIARPSDAPRKNPHASPGVRRFARELGVDLHYVDGSGPKGRVIKDDVQNFVKRALAEGSPTAAASAGGGGVQLPSIPAVDFSKFGEIEEKPLGRIKKLSGAHLHRAWLNVPHVTQFDEADITELEAFRKSQKDAAAKADVKLTFMPFLMKAVCKALEAYPQFNSSLSPDGEALIMKKYVHIGVAVDTPNGLVVPVIRDVDKKGIFDLAADLGTVSGKAREGKLAPGDMQGGCLSISSLGGIGGTQFTPIVNAPEVAILGVSRAEMKPKWDGSTFEPRLMMPFSLSYDHRVIDGAEGVRFTTYLGELLGDIRRLLL from the coding sequence GTGGCACAGATAATCGATGTGTTGTTGCCCGATATCGGTGATTTTCACGACGTGGAGGTCATCGAGATCCTGGTCAAGCCGGGCGACACGGTAGAGGCCGAAGACTCCCTGCTGACCTTGGAGAGCGACAAGGCGAGCATGGATATACCGGCGCCGCAGGCCGGCGTGATCGCCGAAGTGAAGGTGGCGGTCGGCGATAAGATTAACCAGGGCGACCTGATCGTTACCCTCGAGGCCGGCGACGGCGCATCGGCGGACGCGGCGGCTGCCGACACCCAGGCAGCCGAGCCGCAGGCCGAAGAGTCGCCAGCGCCGACCACCGCGCCGGCCCCAGCTGCGACAACCGAACCGGCGGTTGCAGCCGACGCGCCGAGTGGCGAACCCGAGGTGCGCGACGTGCCCTTGCCGCACATCGGCGATTTTCACGACGTGGAGATCATCGAGATCCTGGTCAGCGAAGGCGATACGGTCGAGGCCGAACAGTCGTTGATGACGTTGGAGAGCGACAAGGCGACCATGGAGATCCCGGCGCCGTTCGCCGGCACGATCAAGTCGATCGCAGTCAAGATCGGCGACAAGGTCAACGAAGGCGATCTGCTAGGTACGATGGAAACGTTGGGCGGCGGCGCTGCACCGGCAGCGGCACCGAGTGCGCCGAGTGAACCGCCGGTGCAGACGTCGGCGGCAGCAGAGGCCCCGGCGGAACCGGCCAGGGCGCCCGGCGAGAAAGAGCCATTGCGCCGCCCGGTGATCGCACGCCCGTCCGATGCGCCACGCAAGAATCCGCATGCCAGCCCGGGCGTACGCCGCTTCGCCCGCGAACTGGGTGTCGATCTGCACTATGTCGACGGCAGCGGGCCAAAGGGTCGCGTGATCAAGGACGACGTGCAGAACTTCGTCAAGCGCGCATTGGCCGAAGGCTCGCCGACGGCGGCTGCATCGGCAGGTGGGGGTGGCGTGCAGCTACCGAGCATTCCGGCGGTGGACTTCTCCAAGTTCGGTGAGATCGAAGAAAAGCCTCTGGGTCGGATCAAAAAACTCAGTGGCGCACATCTGCATCGTGCCTGGCTGAACGTGCCGCACGTTACCCAGTTCGACGAGGCGGACATCACCGAGCTCGAAGCGTTTCGCAAATCGCAGAAAGATGCCGCGGCCAAGGCCGACGTCAAGCTCACCTTCATGCCGTTCCTGATGAAGGCGGTGTGCAAGGCACTCGAGGCCTATCCGCAGTTCAACAGTTCGCTGTCGCCCGATGGCGAGGCGTTGATCATGAAGAAGTACGTGCACATCGGCGTGGCGGTCGACACCCCCAACGGCCTGGTCGTGCCGGTGATCCGCGACGTCGACAAGAAGGGCATCTTCGACCTCGCCGCCGACCTGGGCACGGTCAGCGGCAAGGCGCGCGAGGGCAAGCTTGCACCGGGTGATATGCAGGGCGGCTGCCTGTCGATCTCGAGCCTCGGCGGTATCGGCGGCACGCAGTTCACGCCGATCGTGAATGCGCCGGAGGTTGCGATTCTCGGTGTTTCGCGTGCCGAGATGAAACCCAAGTGGGACGGTTCAACCTTTGAACCACGACTGATGATGCCGTTCAGCCTGTCGTACGATCACCGCGTGATCGACGGCGCTGAAGGGGTGCGTTTCACGACCTATCTGGGTGAGCTGTTGGGCGACATCCGGCGTCTGCTGCTTTAG
- the lpdA gene encoding dihydrolipoyl dehydrogenase: MSKQGEVADIRTQVVVLGAGPGGYTAAFRAADLGKQVVLVERYASLGGVCLNVGCIPSKALLHTAEVINEVAELEHMGVRYTQPKIDLDKMRAGKDKVVGKLTGGLAALAKQRKVQVVTGVGKFTDPRHLEVQTDDGLTRIEFEHCIIACGSSAVKIPGFPNDDPRLINSTGALALEDVPKKMLIVGGGIIGLEMATVYATLGSEIDIVELQDGLIPGCDRDLVRPLQKRLEKQVDSIMLKTKVSDIKAQKSGLKVSFEGDKAPESKVYDRVLVAVGRSPNGKQINAEAAGVKVDERGFIPTDDKMRTNVPHIFAIGDVVGNPMLAHKATHEAKVAAEVIAGLPALFDPLTIPSVAYTDPEVAWMGLTEIDAKAQGIEIEKGVFPWAASGRALGIGREEGMTKLIFDAKTKRLLGAGIVGRNAGELIGETVLGLEMGADAEDIGLTIHPHPTLNETICFAAEMAEGSITDLMPPKKR; the protein is encoded by the coding sequence ATGAGCAAGCAAGGCGAAGTCGCGGATATCCGTACCCAGGTGGTGGTGTTGGGCGCCGGGCCCGGAGGTTACACGGCGGCTTTTCGCGCAGCCGACCTCGGCAAGCAGGTGGTGTTGGTAGAACGCTATGCGAGCCTCGGCGGTGTTTGTCTCAATGTTGGCTGTATCCCATCGAAGGCGCTGCTGCACACCGCCGAGGTGATCAACGAGGTTGCCGAGCTCGAACACATGGGTGTGCGTTACACGCAGCCGAAGATCGATCTGGACAAGATGCGCGCCGGCAAAGACAAGGTTGTCGGCAAGCTGACCGGCGGCCTGGCGGCGCTGGCCAAGCAACGCAAGGTGCAGGTGGTGACCGGTGTCGGCAAGTTCACCGATCCGCGCCATCTCGAAGTGCAGACCGATGACGGCCTGACCCGTATCGAATTCGAACATTGCATCATCGCGTGCGGTTCCAGCGCGGTGAAGATCCCCGGTTTCCCGAATGATGATCCGCGCCTGATCAACTCGACCGGCGCGCTTGCCCTTGAAGACGTGCCGAAGAAGATGCTGATCGTCGGTGGCGGCATCATCGGTCTTGAGATGGCTACCGTGTACGCGACGCTGGGCAGCGAGATCGATATCGTTGAATTGCAGGACGGCCTGATTCCAGGCTGTGACCGCGACCTGGTGCGTCCGCTGCAAAAGCGCCTTGAAAAACAGGTCGACAGTATCATGCTGAAGACCAAGGTCAGCGACATCAAGGCGCAGAAGAGTGGGCTCAAGGTCTCGTTCGAGGGCGATAAGGCGCCCGAGTCGAAGGTCTACGACCGAGTGCTGGTCGCCGTCGGCCGTTCACCGAACGGCAAGCAGATCAACGCCGAGGCCGCAGGCGTCAAAGTCGACGAGCGTGGTTTCATTCCGACCGACGACAAGATGCGCACCAATGTGCCGCACATCTTTGCCATCGGTGACGTCGTCGGTAACCCGATGCTGGCGCACAAGGCGACGCACGAAGCCAAGGTGGCCGCCGAGGTGATCGCCGGTCTGCCGGCGCTGTTCGATCCGCTGACCATCCCCTCGGTCGCCTATACCGACCCGGAAGTCGCCTGGATGGGCCTGACCGAGATCGACGCGAAAGCGCAGGGTATCGAGATCGAAAAAGGCGTCTTCCCCTGGGCCGCATCCGGCCGCGCGCTCGGCATTGGGCGTGAAGAAGGCATGACCAAGCTGATCTTCGATGCCAAAACCAAGCGTCTGCTCGGTGCAGGTATCGTTGGGCGCAACGCGGGCGAGCTGATCGGTGAGACGGTGCTCGGCCTGGAGATGGGCGCAGATGCCGAAGACATCGGCCTGACCATCCATCCGCACCCAACGCTGAATGAGACCATCTGTTTTGCGGCCGAGATGGCAGAAGGCTCGATCACCGACCTGATGCCGCCGAAAAAGCGCTGA
- a CDS encoding EAL domain-containing protein — translation MHPLLERQLKRYYGDGPIDADLQRLLEAVDHAYTRNDQDRALLEQSLEQSSNELYERYNKLTQQLQANKAAQRDLQQTLSLLDATFDATEEGILVIDNDGRVVRVNEVFNRIWQVPPSLTELNDPGRVLYYAADQVINPTTFIGDIQACHTYGRTETAGIIELKDDRIFEVFSRPQVMQGECIGRVWSFRDITEKKTAERKVELASKVFEVSTQGIMITDADLNIIDANHSLCEMLQLDLAALVDRRVTELESEDHGLSFNENFASKLTADGEWWGELRSRHMANADRVIWINFSTVHNEKGEIANYVGMFSDITKLKAAEDQLQQLAYFDPLTSLPNRRFFKEYVDNQITEPQVPGQTLSLLYLDLDRFKFVNDSLGHESGDQLLSEVANRIRSQVRQNDLVSRQGGDEFAIVLVDEDDHAAVSEVATRIIKALSLPFEIKGQHVYIGASIGICAVPEQAATFDEAVSKADAAMYLAKAAGKGRHCFWNEKTQSAMDARIVIERELHDAISQDQLMVHYQPIVDGVQCKPVAMEALLRWEHPQRGRISPDTFIPIAEENGLISAVEDWVIDRVCNDLQQWSRSGVPLLPVNINVSARHLADKMLRRRLLSALQRHQIPPKLICIEVTETTAMSEPEETIKVLQELQEIGVQSAIDDFGTGYSSLSYLKQLPANTLKIDRSFVRDIAHDHNDRDIAKAIVELGHSLSMEITAEGVEDTAQLAILRKMGCDKIQGWLFAKALPADEMAELLRGGSSLLSSNDNAAACS, via the coding sequence GTGCACCCATTGCTCGAGCGACAACTCAAACGCTACTACGGCGACGGCCCGATCGACGCCGACCTGCAGCGCCTGCTCGAGGCGGTCGACCACGCCTATACGCGCAACGATCAGGATCGTGCGTTGCTCGAACAATCCCTTGAGCAGAGTTCGAATGAACTCTATGAGCGCTACAACAAACTCACCCAGCAGCTACAGGCGAACAAGGCGGCACAACGCGATCTTCAACAGACACTGTCATTGCTGGATGCCACCTTCGACGCCACCGAGGAAGGCATTCTGGTCATCGACAACGACGGCCGCGTGGTGAGAGTCAACGAGGTATTCAACCGCATCTGGCAGGTGCCGCCTTCGCTGACCGAGCTGAACGACCCCGGCCGGGTGCTCTACTACGCGGCAGACCAGGTCATCAACCCGACAACCTTCATCGGCGATATTCAGGCCTGCCACACCTACGGACGTACCGAAACGGCCGGGATCATCGAACTCAAGGACGACCGCATCTTCGAGGTGTTCTCCCGTCCACAGGTCATGCAGGGTGAATGCATCGGCCGCGTGTGGTCATTCCGCGACATCACCGAAAAGAAAACCGCAGAGAGAAAAGTCGAGCTCGCCAGCAAGGTGTTCGAAGTCTCGACACAAGGCATCATGATCACAGACGCCGATCTGAATATCATCGACGCCAACCACTCACTGTGCGAGATGCTGCAACTCGACCTGGCGGCACTCGTCGATCGCCGCGTGACCGAACTCGAAAGCGAAGACCACGGCCTGTCGTTCAACGAGAACTTCGCGTCCAAGCTGACGGCCGATGGCGAATGGTGGGGCGAGCTACGTTCGCGCCACATGGCGAACGCCGACCGCGTCATCTGGATCAACTTCAGTACCGTGCACAACGAAAAAGGTGAGATCGCCAACTATGTCGGCATGTTTTCCGACATCACCAAGCTGAAGGCCGCAGAAGATCAGCTGCAACAGCTCGCGTACTTCGACCCACTCACGAGCCTGCCCAACAGGCGGTTCTTCAAAGAGTACGTAGACAACCAGATTACCGAACCGCAGGTGCCCGGGCAGACGCTGAGCCTTCTGTACCTCGACCTGGACCGCTTCAAATTCGTCAACGACTCATTGGGGCACGAATCGGGCGATCAACTTCTTAGCGAGGTCGCCAACCGTATTCGCAGCCAGGTGCGCCAAAACGACCTGGTATCGCGCCAGGGGGGAGATGAGTTCGCAATCGTACTTGTCGACGAAGATGACCATGCGGCGGTCAGCGAGGTCGCTACGCGGATCATCAAGGCGTTGAGCCTGCCGTTCGAGATCAAAGGGCAGCATGTCTATATCGGTGCGAGCATCGGCATCTGCGCGGTGCCGGAACAGGCCGCCACCTTCGACGAAGCGGTGAGCAAGGCCGATGCCGCCATGTACCTGGCCAAGGCTGCCGGTAAAGGCCGACACTGTTTCTGGAACGAGAAAACACAGTCGGCGATGGATGCGCGCATCGTGATCGAGCGCGAACTGCACGATGCGATCTCGCAGGATCAGCTGATGGTTCACTATCAACCCATCGTCGACGGCGTACAGTGCAAGCCGGTAGCGATGGAGGCACTGCTGCGTTGGGAGCACCCACAACGCGGCCGAATTTCACCGGACACCTTCATTCCGATCGCCGAGGAGAACGGCCTCATCAGTGCCGTCGAAGACTGGGTGATCGACCGCGTATGCAATGATCTGCAGCAATGGTCACGCAGCGGCGTGCCGCTGCTTCCGGTGAACATCAACGTATCGGCCAGACACCTGGCAGACAAGATGCTGCGGCGGCGACTGCTGTCGGCGCTGCAGCGACATCAGATACCGCCCAAGTTGATCTGCATCGAGGTTACGGAAACAACGGCGATGAGCGAGCCGGAAGAAACGATCAAGGTATTGCAGGAACTCCAGGAGATCGGGGTGCAATCGGCGATCGACGATTTCGGCACCGGCTACTCGTCGTTGAGTTACCTCAAGCAGTTGCCGGCCAACACGCTGAAGATCGACCGCTCGTTCGTGCGCGACATTGCACACGATCACAACGACCGCGATATCGCCAAGGCGATCGTCGAACTCGGCCACAGCCTGTCGATGGAGATTACGGCCGAAGGCGTCGAAGACACCGCTCAGTTGGCCATTCTGCGCAAGATGGGTTGCGACAAGATTCAGGGATGGTTGTTTGCCAAGGCCTTACCGGCCGATGAAATGGCGGAACTGTTGCGAGGCGGCAGTTCGTTGCTGTCAAGTAACGACAATGCGGCGGCGTGTTCCTGA
- a CDS encoding FIST signal transduction protein, which produces MAITQHTFTWRPIIGFDRAATPLADQAQLVLLFASGNLMPDLAVPVREVIEMFPNAEIVGCSTAGEILDVAVGDSSIVGIAMHFSATTVRTALVADHGHNLNAAVDRLVTDLQGENLRYVLLLSEGLYINGSELASAMQAALGDDVVITGGMAGDGERFSTTTVFHNDRLCSHGIVAVGLYGNSLRVGHGSMGGWDPFGPTRTVTRSEDNKLYELDGVSALDLYKRYLGTYAESLPATGLLFPLSIRPANREHELVRTLLAIDEEAQSMTFAGTVPPGSQARFMKANFDRLVDGAAGAADQAKTCMQRDADVALLISCVGRRMVLGDLVEEELDAVREVLGTRSVLVGFYSYGELSPVADYGCELHNQTMTITTLSED; this is translated from the coding sequence ATGGCAATAACCCAGCATACGTTCACGTGGCGACCGATCATCGGTTTCGACCGTGCAGCAACACCATTGGCCGATCAGGCACAACTCGTATTGCTGTTTGCGTCCGGCAATCTCATGCCCGACCTCGCTGTACCCGTACGCGAGGTGATCGAGATGTTTCCCAATGCCGAAATCGTCGGCTGCAGTACTGCGGGCGAGATCCTCGACGTTGCCGTCGGCGACTCCAGCATTGTCGGCATTGCAATGCATTTCTCCGCCACCACGGTACGCACTGCGCTGGTTGCCGATCACGGCCACAACCTGAACGCCGCGGTCGATAGATTGGTGACCGATCTGCAAGGCGAGAACTTGCGCTATGTGCTGCTGCTTTCCGAAGGCCTGTACATCAACGGTTCCGAGCTTGCGTCGGCCATGCAGGCAGCGCTCGGCGACGACGTTGTGATTACCGGCGGCATGGCCGGCGACGGCGAGCGCTTTTCGACCACAACCGTGTTTCACAATGACCGCTTGTGCAGCCACGGCATTGTCGCGGTCGGCCTGTACGGGAATAGCCTGCGTGTCGGCCACGGCTCAATGGGCGGATGGGATCCTTTCGGACCAACCCGCACGGTAACGCGTTCTGAAGACAACAAGCTGTACGAACTCGACGGCGTATCGGCACTTGATCTCTATAAACGCTATCTCGGCACCTACGCCGAAAGCCTGCCGGCTACCGGCTTGCTGTTTCCGCTAAGCATCCGCCCGGCCAACAGAGAGCATGAACTCGTACGCACCTTGCTGGCGATTGACGAGGAAGCGCAGAGCATGACGTTCGCCGGCACCGTTCCGCCCGGCAGCCAGGCGCGTTTTATGAAGGCCAACTTCGATCGCTTGGTCGACGGTGCCGCGGGGGCCGCCGATCAGGCCAAGACGTGCATGCAGCGCGATGCCGACGTAGCCCTGCTGATCAGTTGCGTCGGCCGGCGCATGGTGCTGGGCGACTTGGTGGAGGAAGAGCTCGATGCGGTTCGCGAAGTATTGGGCACGCGTTCCGTTCTGGTCGGATTCTATTCCTACGGTGAGTTGTCGCCGGTGGCCGACTATGGCTGCGAGTTGCACAACCAAACAATGACGATAACGACGCTTTCCGAGGACTAG
- a CDS encoding methyl-accepting chemotaxis protein: protein MRLTIGKKLGLAFTCIGALLLATGGAGLWSVDRLSRTLDFVSGNAWDAADGAMETTIGLQGQIIAVQRMVQHPDRIADYQAALREGIEVAAEASQRMLDSGLIAADIAGEFKRRHTEFERVRDTLLAAMQQSNAAQREAAGETFDRAVGELLEFVEQMEEAGDGAVEGEAAAIESTKSTAFVITAMTMALGILISLLAYWIVVRSVSQPIKAAAKRLQTFAQGRGDLTVTLPANGQDEVADLAKAFNAFVSHLRETVATLSDVTGTVNQSAGALNGVTARTRQGMQQQRMDTEQVATAMHEMATSVSDVVQNTAAASQAAQEASKQSHHGAKVVDDTIRTINQLAQNVEHAAEVVNKLEADSQRIGTVLDVIKTIAEQTNLLALNAAIEAARAGESGRGFAVVADEVRGLAARTQKSIAEIQDMIEGLQAIARQSIEAMQASGSTTTKLVETSGNASEALRAIEQAVQSMTELNRQIAVAAEQQGHVAGEISNNLLRIQTSAQDTENEAGGIVQSTGQLSDLAGRLGSIVGQFRT from the coding sequence ATGCGACTCACCATTGGTAAGAAGCTTGGACTGGCTTTCACCTGTATCGGTGCGCTGTTACTGGCGACCGGCGGCGCCGGCCTATGGAGTGTCGATCGCCTGTCGAGAACACTCGACTTTGTTTCGGGTAATGCCTGGGACGCGGCCGACGGGGCGATGGAGACGACTATTGGTCTGCAAGGACAGATCATTGCCGTGCAGCGCATGGTGCAACACCCGGATCGCATCGCCGACTACCAGGCCGCATTGCGCGAAGGCATCGAGGTGGCTGCGGAGGCCAGTCAGCGGATGCTGGATAGCGGGTTGATTGCCGCCGACATCGCCGGGGAGTTCAAACGGCGTCATACGGAGTTCGAGCGCGTGCGCGACACCTTGCTGGCCGCGATGCAGCAGTCGAATGCGGCCCAACGTGAGGCCGCCGGCGAAACCTTTGATCGCGCCGTGGGCGAACTGCTCGAGTTCGTCGAGCAGATGGAAGAGGCCGGCGACGGTGCCGTCGAAGGCGAGGCCGCGGCGATCGAGTCCACGAAATCGACGGCGTTCGTTATTACGGCGATGACCATGGCGCTCGGCATTCTGATCTCGTTGCTTGCTTACTGGATCGTTGTGCGCAGTGTCAGCCAGCCGATCAAGGCCGCCGCCAAGCGCTTGCAGACCTTTGCCCAAGGCCGCGGTGACCTGACCGTTACCCTGCCTGCCAACGGTCAAGACGAGGTGGCGGACCTGGCAAAGGCGTTCAATGCCTTTGTCTCGCATCTGCGCGAGACGGTTGCGACACTGTCGGACGTGACCGGTACGGTCAACCAGTCGGCGGGGGCGCTCAACGGAGTTACCGCGCGCACGCGCCAAGGCATGCAGCAACAACGCATGGACACCGAACAGGTCGCCACGGCGATGCACGAGATGGCGACCAGCGTCAGCGATGTCGTGCAGAACACTGCGGCGGCGTCGCAGGCGGCACAGGAAGCCAGCAAGCAATCGCATCATGGTGCCAAGGTGGTCGACGACACCATCCGCACGATTAACCAGTTGGCACAAAACGTCGAACACGCCGCCGAGGTCGTCAACAAGCTCGAGGCAGACAGCCAACGCATCGGTACCGTACTCGATGTGATCAAGACCATCGCCGAACAGACCAACCTGCTGGCGTTGAATGCGGCGATCGAAGCGGCGCGCGCCGGTGAGAGCGGACGTGGTTTCGCCGTCGTCGCCGACGAGGTACGTGGCCTGGCGGCGCGAACCCAGAAATCAATTGCCGAGATCCAGGACATGATCGAGGGTCTGCAGGCTATCGCCAGGCAATCGATCGAGGCGATGCAAGCGAGTGGTTCAACGACGACGAAGCTGGTCGAGACCTCGGGCAATGCGTCCGAGGCCCTACGGGCCATCGAACAGGCGGTGCAGTCGATGACCGAACTCAATCGACAGATCGCGGTCGCCGCAGAACAGCAGGGGCACGTGGCCGGCGAGATATCGAATAACCTGCTGCGCATTCAGACCTCAGCGCAGGACACTGAAAACGAGGCTGGCGGCATCGTGCAGTCGACCGGCCAGCTCTCCGATCTGGCGGGAAGGCTCGGCAGCATCGTCGGCCAGTTCCGCACCTGA